Proteins co-encoded in one Bremerella sp. TYQ1 genomic window:
- a CDS encoding Na(+)-translocating NADH-quinone reductase subunit C, with amino-acid sequence MRRDSVGGTILVAAVLCVVCSVIVSVAAVGLRSFKEKNALLDKQRSVLAAAGLLDPKDSGKQVTEKFNNVEKQIVNLETGEVATPEELKEAGILDPATYDPKTARDNPNLNRAVEDFPGFQTTEKYTNVYLIKKDGKLETLVLPIYGKGLWSTMEGFLALESDLVTAKGITFYSHGETPGLGGEVDNPTWKAQWPGKKLRDEQGDVLIEVKKAGGASADSQSQVDGLSGATITTNGVNNFVRFWLSNEGFGTYLEHLQSKEKSDG; translated from the coding sequence ATGCGACGTGATAGTGTAGGCGGAACCATCCTGGTTGCCGCAGTGTTATGCGTGGTCTGCTCTGTGATTGTGAGTGTTGCAGCGGTTGGCCTACGAAGCTTCAAAGAGAAGAACGCTTTGCTCGATAAGCAGCGAAGCGTCCTGGCCGCCGCAGGCCTGTTGGATCCAAAAGATTCCGGCAAGCAGGTCACCGAGAAGTTCAACAATGTTGAAAAGCAGATCGTTAACCTCGAGACCGGCGAAGTCGCCACTCCCGAAGAGTTGAAGGAAGCTGGTATCCTCGATCCAGCCACCTACGATCCCAAAACTGCTCGTGACAATCCCAATTTGAATCGTGCCGTTGAGGACTTTCCTGGTTTTCAAACCACCGAAAAGTACACCAACGTTTATCTGATCAAGAAAGACGGCAAGCTGGAAACCCTTGTTCTTCCAATTTACGGGAAGGGTCTGTGGTCGACGATGGAAGGCTTTTTGGCCTTGGAATCCGACCTCGTGACGGCCAAGGGGATCACCTTTTACTCGCACGGTGAAACGCCTGGCTTGGGTGGTGAAGTCGATAACCCGACTTGGAAAGCTCAATGGCCTGGCAAGAAGCTGCGTGACGAACAAGGCGACGTGTTGATCGAAGTAAAGAAAGCCGGGGGTGCTTCGGCAGACTCCCAGTCGCAAGTCGACGGCTTGTCCGGTGCCACGATCACCACCAATGGTGTGAACAATTTCGTGCGGTTCTGGCTCAGCAACGAGGGCTTTGGAACCTAT
- a CDS encoding NADH:ubiquinone reductase (Na(+)-transporting) subunit B — MKFLRGMLDKVEPMFLEGGKLERLYPLYEAADTFLYTPPDRAKGLTHVRDGLDLKRTMIFVVLSLIPCIYMALWNTGYQANLQIAAGAQPTADWHETLFEMTGLAHDPSSWISNIVLGTIFFLPVYIVTMSVGGTIELIFSIVRKHEINEGFLVSGMLFPLILPPTIPLWQVAVGIGFGILVGKEVFGGTGKNFLNPALTARAFLYFAYATDITGEKVWTAVSPDGFSGATTLGVAASSPTGTTMAEAVQQVDAHGITWMGAFMGWIQGSMGETSTFACLLGAAFLIATGIGSWRIMAGCVIGAMGLSGIFMLASSDVLLGMPPWWHLVIGGFAFGTVFMATDPVSAAMTRTGKWFYGILIGVVTILIRVVSPAFPEGIMLAILFGNVMAPLIDYFVLQANINRRKARYAT, encoded by the coding sequence ATGAAATTTTTACGCGGAATGCTCGATAAGGTCGAACCAATGTTCCTCGAAGGAGGAAAGTTGGAGCGACTCTATCCGCTGTACGAAGCGGCGGATACGTTTTTGTACACGCCACCAGATCGTGCCAAGGGACTAACCCATGTGCGCGACGGGCTGGATCTCAAGCGAACGATGATCTTCGTCGTTCTCTCCCTGATTCCATGTATTTACATGGCCCTGTGGAACACCGGGTATCAGGCCAACTTGCAGATCGCAGCTGGGGCACAGCCAACGGCTGATTGGCACGAGACGCTGTTCGAGATGACAGGGCTCGCGCACGATCCGTCAAGTTGGATTAGCAACATCGTGCTGGGGACAATCTTCTTCCTGCCGGTTTACATCGTCACGATGAGCGTCGGTGGTACGATCGAATTGATCTTCAGTATCGTTCGCAAGCATGAAATCAACGAAGGCTTCCTCGTTTCCGGAATGCTCTTCCCGCTAATCCTGCCTCCCACGATTCCTCTATGGCAAGTGGCAGTCGGCATTGGGTTCGGCATTCTTGTTGGTAAAGAAGTCTTCGGCGGTACTGGAAAGAACTTCCTGAACCCTGCTTTGACGGCACGTGCATTCCTGTACTTTGCCTACGCGACGGACATTACCGGGGAAAAAGTCTGGACGGCCGTTTCGCCAGATGGCTTTAGCGGTGCAACGACATTAGGTGTGGCTGCTTCGTCTCCTACGGGAACGACCATGGCAGAAGCCGTTCAACAGGTCGACGCTCACGGAATTACTTGGATGGGAGCCTTTATGGGCTGGATCCAAGGTTCGATGGGTGAAACTTCGACGTTCGCTTGTTTGCTCGGTGCCGCCTTCCTGATCGCAACCGGAATCGGCTCGTGGCGAATCATGGCGGGCTGTGTGATCGGAGCGATGGGCTTGTCCGGCATCTTCATGCTGGCCAGCAGCGACGTTCTTCTCGGGATGCCTCCCTGGTGGCACCTCGTTATCGGCGGTTTCGCTTTCGGTACCGTGTTCATGGCAACCGACCCTGTTTCGGCAGCGATGACGCGAACCGGTAAATGGTTCTACGGCATTTTGATTGGTGTCGTCACGATCTTGATTCGTGTCGTCAGCCCGGCGTTCCCTGAAGGGATCATGTTGGCCATTTTGTTTGGCAACGTGATGGCTCCGCTGATCGACTACTTCGTCCTGCAAGCCAACATCAATCGGAGAAAGGCCCGCTATGCGACGTGA
- a CDS encoding Na(+)-translocating NADH-quinone reductase subunit A: MPRQITISKGLDLPIAGKPKQSVEEIADVRKVAVMGRDYIGMKPTMMVTEGDTVQAGQPLFEDKKTPGVLFTSPVAGKVVEVNRGAKRKFLSVVIEAEGDDKVAFESFNQADLSQLDRAKVEENLVKSGLWTAFRTRPFGKIPALGTSPRSIFVTAIDTNPLAADPAPIIKGNELEFIAGLEVISSLTEGKVFLNQAPGAALPGSSLDFVEDVEFAGKHPAGLAGTHIHFLDPAGPGRVVWYLGYQDVIAIGHLFRTGELDTKRVISLAGPGVKNPRLIKAPLGSSIEDLTDGELNEGPMRKVSGSVLCGYESQGVEAYLGRYHTQVSVLEEGLQREMFGWLAPGFKKFSVKSVFASFLSPGELEMTTTANGSHRAIVPIEVYETVMPLDIEPTALLKSLIVEDTDSAQALGCLELEEEDIALCTFVDTGKHDFGTILRKNLIRIEAEG; encoded by the coding sequence ATGCCACGCCAGATCACGATTAGCAAAGGCTTGGATCTGCCGATTGCCGGCAAGCCGAAACAATCGGTCGAAGAGATCGCGGACGTCCGTAAGGTCGCCGTGATGGGACGCGACTACATCGGCATGAAGCCGACCATGATGGTCACCGAAGGGGACACCGTCCAAGCCGGTCAGCCCCTGTTTGAAGACAAAAAGACGCCCGGCGTTCTCTTTACATCGCCGGTCGCTGGCAAAGTGGTTGAAGTCAACCGCGGTGCTAAGCGTAAGTTTCTTTCGGTCGTCATCGAAGCCGAAGGCGACGATAAAGTTGCCTTTGAGTCGTTCAATCAAGCCGATCTATCGCAATTGGATCGAGCCAAAGTTGAAGAGAACCTGGTCAAATCAGGGCTTTGGACTGCTTTCCGAACTCGCCCGTTCGGCAAGATTCCCGCGTTGGGAACGTCGCCACGCTCGATCTTCGTTACCGCTATCGATACGAATCCTCTTGCCGCGGATCCTGCTCCGATCATCAAAGGAAACGAGCTGGAATTCATCGCCGGCTTGGAAGTGATCAGTAGCCTGACCGAAGGCAAAGTTTTCCTGAATCAGGCTCCCGGTGCCGCATTGCCTGGTAGCAGCCTCGATTTCGTTGAAGACGTCGAATTCGCTGGCAAGCATCCTGCCGGTTTGGCTGGGACGCACATTCACTTCCTAGATCCTGCTGGGCCTGGAAGAGTGGTCTGGTATCTGGGCTATCAAGACGTGATCGCCATCGGACATCTCTTCCGGACTGGGGAACTGGACACGAAGCGAGTTATTTCGCTGGCTGGTCCTGGAGTGAAGAATCCTCGCCTGATCAAAGCGCCGCTTGGGTCAAGCATCGAAGACCTGACCGATGGGGAACTCAATGAAGGCCCCATGCGAAAGGTCTCCGGATCGGTTCTTTGCGGTTACGAATCGCAAGGAGTTGAAGCCTATCTAGGTCGTTACCACACGCAGGTTTCAGTTCTGGAGGAAGGCCTCCAGCGAGAAATGTTTGGCTGGTTGGCTCCAGGCTTTAAGAAGTTCTCGGTTAAGTCGGTGTTCGCATCGTTCCTCTCGCCTGGCGAGTTGGAAATGACAACGACGGCCAACGGTAGCCACCGTGCGATCGTGCCGATCGAAGTGTACGAAACGGTCATGCCGTTGGACATCGAACCAACCGCTTTGCTTAAGTCGCTCATCGTTGAAGACACCGATTCCGCTCAGGCTTTGGGCTGCTTGGAATTGGAAGAAGAAGACATCGCTCTGTGTACGTTTGTGGACACAGGTAAACACGATTTCGGTACCATTCTGCGGAAGAATTTGATCCGCATTGAAGCCGAAGGATAG
- a CDS encoding HisA/HisF-related TIM barrel protein, with protein sequence MTSPSDRPDWYDAILPVIDIRHGHVVRGLAGRRDEYQQIDSRYTEDSRPGSVAHVYANRFGFRDCYVADLNAICDRHLDVAALEAIAVQGLNVWLDAAVGSVSQWEAHEKSLRDWRPFRWIVALESLERWCELEALLEKVGPERVVFSLDLKEGRPLTSQKDFADMEAVEIARQATSLGVKSMIVLDLAAVGEGKGSLTESLIDQLHDKQSTVELIGGGGMSWPEDIEALARCGVQRILVASALHDGRIAPIRG encoded by the coding sequence TTGACTTCACCTTCTGATCGCCCCGATTGGTATGACGCTATCTTGCCGGTTATCGATATCAGGCATGGTCACGTCGTGCGTGGACTCGCAGGGCGCCGAGACGAATACCAGCAAATCGACTCGCGATATACCGAAGATTCTCGACCTGGAAGCGTTGCCCACGTTTATGCGAACCGTTTCGGCTTTCGCGATTGCTACGTTGCTGATCTTAATGCGATTTGCGATCGGCACTTGGATGTGGCTGCCCTGGAAGCAATTGCTGTTCAAGGGCTCAATGTTTGGCTCGATGCCGCCGTCGGGAGCGTCTCGCAATGGGAGGCCCATGAGAAATCGCTTCGAGATTGGCGTCCGTTTCGGTGGATTGTTGCCCTGGAATCACTTGAACGTTGGTGCGAGCTGGAAGCCCTGTTGGAAAAGGTCGGGCCTGAACGGGTGGTGTTCAGCTTAGATCTCAAGGAGGGGAGGCCGTTGACCTCGCAAAAGGACTTCGCCGATATGGAAGCGGTTGAAATTGCCCGTCAGGCGACGTCTCTTGGCGTTAAGTCCATGATCGTGCTCGATTTGGCTGCCGTCGGCGAGGGGAAGGGGAGTCTCACAGAATCGCTTATCGATCAGTTGCACGACAAGCAATCAACCGTCGAGTTGATCGGCGGGGGCGGGATGAGCTGGCCTGAGGATATTGAAGCACTCGCTCGCTGCGGAGTTCAGAGGATCTTGGTGGCATCCGCACTGCATGATGGTCGAATCGCGCCAATCCGCGGATAG
- a CDS encoding prenyltransferase/squalene oxidase repeat-containing protein — protein sequence MQANTSSANHESAAYGASSNGAAPIRFKFRKFVLFSADRLQGSISFFASAAIHFVLLIVLALWTAPVGPSGNANNITLLPYEKLPEDLSIIQTVTPVEISDAQDVIEQELQTDSAAAGELTKLTEPLPNQFATNSQAATVDVTSDLQKNLPWQMTIPSKSGGGFKGRSGELQKELLAARGGSPATEDAVERALRWIAAHQLPDGSWNFDHHKAEIGKLSPNPGEPLTRTGATGLALLPFLGKGYTHMNDNPYRDQIEQGLYFLRANQIVGPNGGDLQDGSMYGHGLAALALCEAYAMTEDPALRTEAAEAVRFIEYAQHEQGGWRYQPKQPGDISVYGWQLMALKSALLGGIKVDSSTIGLAEFWLDRVQQADGAYYGYQHPGKMISPTSIGLLSRMYLGWPREDARMHKGVDFLADKGPSKSDMYYNYYATNVLCHYGGPKWDKWNEELKGYLLKTQSRRGYTTGSWYFDDPHARVGGRLYVTCLSAMILEVYYRHMPLYSEKSLDFTF from the coding sequence TTGCAAGCCAACACATCGAGTGCGAATCACGAAAGCGCGGCCTATGGGGCGTCGTCGAATGGCGCTGCGCCGATCCGTTTCAAATTCCGTAAGTTCGTATTGTTTTCCGCGGATCGCTTGCAGGGGAGTATCAGCTTCTTTGCGAGTGCTGCGATTCATTTCGTGTTGTTGATCGTTCTTGCGTTATGGACTGCGCCTGTCGGGCCGAGCGGTAACGCGAATAACATTACCTTGTTGCCCTATGAGAAATTGCCTGAGGATCTCTCGATCATTCAAACCGTAACGCCGGTAGAGATCAGTGATGCCCAGGATGTGATCGAGCAAGAACTTCAGACTGACTCAGCCGCTGCCGGAGAATTGACCAAGTTGACGGAGCCTCTGCCGAATCAATTTGCAACCAACAGCCAGGCAGCAACCGTCGACGTGACGAGCGATTTGCAGAAAAATCTGCCTTGGCAAATGACAATTCCCTCGAAGAGTGGCGGTGGATTTAAGGGACGTAGTGGAGAGCTCCAAAAAGAGTTGTTGGCTGCTCGCGGCGGTTCGCCGGCAACCGAAGATGCCGTCGAAAGGGCCCTTCGCTGGATTGCTGCGCATCAGTTGCCGGACGGTTCGTGGAATTTCGATCATCACAAAGCTGAAATTGGGAAGCTAAGTCCCAATCCTGGCGAGCCTCTCACGCGGACCGGGGCGACCGGTTTAGCGTTGCTGCCATTTCTCGGCAAGGGGTACACCCATATGAACGACAATCCCTATCGAGACCAGATCGAGCAAGGGCTGTACTTTTTGCGAGCCAATCAAATTGTCGGTCCTAACGGTGGAGACTTGCAGGATGGCTCAATGTATGGGCATGGGCTTGCGGCACTCGCGTTGTGCGAAGCATATGCGATGACCGAAGACCCTGCCTTGCGGACGGAAGCGGCCGAGGCGGTGCGATTCATTGAATATGCCCAGCACGAGCAAGGAGGTTGGAGATATCAGCCCAAGCAGCCAGGCGACATCAGTGTATATGGTTGGCAGTTAATGGCGCTCAAGAGTGCTTTGCTTGGGGGGATCAAAGTCGATAGCTCGACGATCGGGCTCGCAGAGTTTTGGTTAGATCGTGTTCAGCAAGCAGACGGAGCCTACTACGGATACCAGCATCCGGGAAAAATGATCTCTCCGACATCGATTGGTCTACTAAGTCGGATGTATCTTGGTTGGCCTCGTGAAGATGCCAGGATGCACAAAGGTGTCGACTTCCTGGCAGACAAAGGACCGTCGAAAAGCGACATGTACTACAACTACTATGCCACCAACGTTCTCTGTCACTACGGCGGCCCTAAATGGGACAAGTGGAACGAGGAACTAAAGGGATATCTGCTGAAGACACAATCGCGTCGTGGCTATACGACCGGCAGTTGGTATTTCGATGATCCGCATGCAAGGGTGGGGGGGCGATTGTACGTGACGTGCCTCTCGGCGATGATTCTGGAAGTCTATTATCGCCACATGCCCCTTTACTCGGAGAAGTCGCTTGACTTCACCTTCTGA
- a CDS encoding prenyltransferase/squalene oxidase repeat-containing protein: MAQVDTDHESHDEHEEQRPKIATRFLLFTAVPSWLISLVVHLVFFLILLTIFMPPVKRDKRILTINDSADAEEIEELVMEEFEPIDEQTLEFDDPPEQPEEAVLSDEIVVSDFQEEMAATQMVELSDFAEETMPFSDIMSEVSGVDGNATSGRGKATRTQMLRENGGTGASEQAVVWGIQWIADHQLKDGTWSFDHRRGAKKPGSKDWGSFGDSPRAATAMALLPFLGSGMTHKEGKYKQQVEAGLGSLIKLMEVRGDTGSFREQEGNMYSHGLATIAICEAYAMTQDKNLLGPSQYAINYIQAVQDPVGGGWRYQPRQPGDTSVVGWQVMGLKSGHMGYLNVRKNTIAGAIKFLDSVQTKNGAAYGYADAGSKPSMNAVGLLCRMYTGWKKDNPSLQQGVEELGKRGPSLGNNSDMYYNYYATQVMRQYGGPQWDQWNEKMREFLVKQQVPQGQAEAGSWHFNGPHTERGGRLYNTSLSLLTLEVYYRHLPIYKANASEEDFPL, translated from the coding sequence ATGGCTCAAGTCGATACAGATCACGAATCGCATGACGAGCACGAAGAACAGCGTCCCAAGATCGCGACGCGGTTCCTTTTGTTTACGGCCGTTCCGTCATGGCTGATTAGTCTTGTCGTGCATTTGGTCTTTTTCTTGATCTTGCTGACTATCTTTATGCCGCCAGTGAAGCGGGATAAGCGAATTTTGACCATCAACGATTCTGCTGATGCAGAGGAAATCGAAGAGTTGGTGATGGAAGAGTTCGAGCCGATCGACGAGCAGACGCTCGAGTTCGACGATCCCCCTGAGCAGCCGGAAGAGGCCGTCTTGAGCGATGAGATCGTCGTTTCTGACTTCCAGGAAGAGATGGCTGCTACGCAAATGGTCGAGCTAAGCGACTTTGCTGAGGAAACGATGCCGTTTTCGGACATCATGAGCGAAGTTTCCGGGGTCGACGGCAACGCGACTTCAGGCCGCGGTAAAGCTACGCGAACTCAGATGCTTCGTGAGAATGGTGGTACTGGGGCGAGTGAGCAAGCCGTTGTGTGGGGAATCCAGTGGATTGCCGACCATCAACTGAAAGATGGCACGTGGAGCTTCGATCATCGCCGGGGTGCTAAAAAGCCTGGCAGCAAAGATTGGGGTAGCTTTGGCGATTCACCTCGTGCGGCAACTGCCATGGCCCTATTGCCATTTCTGGGTTCGGGCATGACGCACAAAGAAGGTAAGTACAAGCAGCAGGTCGAAGCGGGGTTAGGCTCGCTCATTAAGCTGATGGAGGTTCGCGGCGATACCGGAAGCTTCCGTGAGCAAGAAGGCAACATGTACTCGCATGGCCTGGCGACGATTGCGATCTGCGAAGCCTATGCGATGACGCAAGATAAAAACCTGCTGGGACCATCGCAGTATGCCATCAACTATATACAGGCCGTACAAGATCCCGTTGGCGGTGGCTGGCGTTATCAGCCGCGACAGCCGGGGGATACTTCGGTCGTTGGTTGGCAAGTCATGGGACTGAAAAGTGGTCACATGGGATACTTGAACGTTCGAAAGAATACGATTGCTGGAGCGATCAAGTTTCTTGACTCGGTGCAAACCAAAAATGGTGCAGCCTACGGTTATGCAGATGCAGGTAGTAAGCCTTCGATGAATGCCGTCGGTTTGCTCTGTCGCATGTACACCGGCTGGAAGAAGGATAATCCTTCGCTTCAGCAGGGGGTGGAAGAACTGGGCAAGCGTGGTCCAAGTCTGGGTAACAATTCGGACATGTACTACAACTATTACGCGACCCAGGTCATGCGTCAGTATGGTGGTCCTCAGTGGGATCAATGGAACGAAAAGATGCGTGAGTTCCTCGTTAAGCAGCAGGTTCCTCAGGGGCAGGCCGAAGCAGGGAGCTGGCATTTCAATGGGCCCCATACCGAGCGTGGTGGACGTCTCTACAACACTTCGTTGTCGTTGCTAACGCTCGAGGTGTACTACCGTCACCTGCCGATCTATAAGGCGAATGCTTCCGAGGAAGACTTCCCGCTGTAA
- the rpmG gene encoding 50S ribosomal protein L33 gives MAKKNKKAETVFLVCEESGDYNYSLRRKPGGEKLRLKKYCPRLRKHTVHVEKKK, from the coding sequence ATGGCCAAGAAGAATAAGAAAGCTGAAACCGTATTTCTCGTTTGCGAAGAGTCTGGCGACTACAATTACTCGCTACGCCGCAAGCCTGGCGGTGAGAAGCTTCGCCTGAAGAAGTACTGCCCGCGACTGCGAAAGCACACCGTCCACGTTGAAAAGAAGAAATAG
- the recJ gene encoding single-stranded-DNA-specific exonuclease RecJ, which yields MDANWRILPHDMAVVRDLERSASIPPIVAQLLVCRGIRDAETAREFLDAKLSGLRDPELLPGVEQAAERIHAAIKAEKKITIYGDYDADGITSTAILYRCLKLMGASVSYYVPHRIDEGYGLNVEALEKLAERDNDMVITVDCGIASVAEAARAKELGIELIVTDHHEMGEQLPDASVLVHPRLPGTAYPFGGLCGAGVALKLAWALCQLECQSKRVTDRFKNYLLSAVGLASIGTVADVVPLTDENRLLVRHGLNCLREFPVPGISALMKITGLQDKPFLASDDIGFTMAPRLNAAGRLGQAQLGIELLTTDSNERALALAEYLHQLNDSRSSLERSVQMAATKQIKEQFDPENDPALVLAGHGWHPGIIGIVAGRLSDKYNRPVVMIALDEAGVKPGVGSCRSANGLNLHEALQACDHLLLGHGGHAAAAGLQIDEAQIETFRHEFCEYAAANVTDKDRISELVIDAEAPFSQLTRQIVEQIDQLGPFGQSNPRPLMCVSGAKLASPPKRIGGGERHLAIHLEHHGVKIRGVAFGRGEWAEELEANNGPLDVAYHPVINTFRGRSNVELQLVAWKPAAAEITATPSG from the coding sequence ATGGATGCTAACTGGCGAATTCTTCCGCACGATATGGCAGTCGTACGCGACTTAGAACGATCCGCTAGCATTCCCCCGATCGTGGCCCAACTGCTGGTCTGCCGAGGCATCCGAGATGCAGAAACCGCGCGCGAGTTCCTCGACGCCAAACTGTCAGGGCTGCGAGATCCAGAGCTGCTGCCGGGAGTTGAGCAAGCGGCAGAGAGAATTCACGCGGCGATCAAAGCCGAGAAAAAAATCACGATCTACGGCGACTACGACGCCGACGGTATCACCTCGACGGCAATTCTCTATCGTTGCCTTAAACTCATGGGTGCGTCCGTTTCTTACTATGTGCCACATCGCATTGATGAAGGATACGGCCTAAACGTCGAAGCCCTTGAAAAGCTGGCCGAACGCGACAACGACATGGTGATTACCGTCGATTGCGGTATCGCAAGCGTAGCAGAAGCCGCGAGAGCCAAAGAACTCGGCATCGAGCTAATCGTTACCGATCACCATGAAATGGGAGAACAACTCCCCGACGCCTCCGTTCTAGTTCATCCACGACTGCCTGGCACCGCCTATCCATTTGGTGGACTCTGCGGAGCTGGCGTCGCATTGAAACTGGCCTGGGCACTTTGCCAGCTGGAGTGCCAATCGAAAAGGGTCACCGACCGCTTCAAAAACTATCTCCTCTCGGCTGTCGGCTTAGCATCGATCGGAACGGTTGCCGATGTCGTGCCACTTACCGATGAGAACCGCCTGCTCGTTCGTCACGGCCTGAATTGCCTCCGCGAGTTTCCTGTGCCTGGTATCAGTGCACTAATGAAAATCACCGGTCTTCAAGACAAGCCTTTTTTAGCGAGCGATGACATCGGCTTTACAATGGCACCTCGCCTGAACGCCGCCGGTCGACTAGGCCAAGCCCAGCTAGGTATCGAACTCCTAACGACCGATTCCAATGAACGAGCGCTAGCACTCGCCGAATACTTACATCAACTGAATGACAGCCGATCGAGCCTGGAACGCAGTGTCCAGATGGCGGCCACGAAGCAGATCAAAGAACAGTTTGACCCCGAAAACGATCCCGCCCTTGTACTCGCCGGACACGGCTGGCACCCAGGCATCATCGGCATCGTCGCTGGCCGGCTGTCGGACAAGTACAACCGCCCTGTGGTGATGATTGCTCTCGACGAAGCTGGCGTCAAACCTGGCGTTGGTTCCTGCCGTTCAGCCAACGGGCTGAATCTGCACGAGGCCCTACAAGCTTGCGATCACCTATTGCTTGGACACGGAGGACATGCTGCCGCGGCAGGGTTACAAATAGACGAGGCCCAGATCGAAACCTTCCGCCATGAGTTTTGCGAATACGCCGCCGCGAACGTTACCGACAAAGATCGGATTTCTGAGCTGGTCATCGACGCCGAAGCCCCCTTCAGCCAACTGACGCGACAAATCGTGGAACAAATTGACCAGCTAGGCCCATTTGGACAAAGCAACCCTCGACCGCTTATGTGCGTGTCGGGAGCTAAGCTGGCCTCTCCTCCGAAACGTATTGGAGGTGGCGAACGACACCTCGCAATCCATCTAGAACATCACGGAGTTAAGATCCGTGGCGTTGCATTCGGCCGCGGAGAATGGGCAGAGGAACTCGAAGCCAACAACGGCCCTCTCGACGTTGCCTACCACCCCGTCATCAACACCTTCCGAGGCCGCAGCAATGTAGAGCTACAACTAGTAGCCTGGAAGCCCGCCGCAGCCGAAATCACCGCCACCCCATCAGGTTGA
- a CDS encoding DUF2726 domain-containing protein → MFGVNLASGIEPTSQTLPYLLRDDFLSPAELSFFHVLRKAVSDKYIVIAKVNLADILFVPGKENISYRNRIDRKHVDFVLCDPVSMQPICAVELDDRSHRQADRQQRDELVDAALAATGLPLIRVPAKRGYNVENLREILATIPLQDSQRIEPVSPPSGEVPICPKCQTSMKRQTARRGANAGKQFWGCSNYPKCRETMDISG, encoded by the coding sequence ATGTTTGGCGTCAATCTTGCGTCCGGCATCGAACCGACGTCGCAGACGCTGCCGTATCTTTTGCGGGATGATTTTCTTTCACCCGCGGAGCTATCCTTTTTTCATGTATTGCGGAAAGCTGTAAGCGACAAATACATCGTCATCGCAAAGGTGAATCTGGCGGATATCTTATTCGTCCCAGGGAAGGAAAACATCTCCTATCGCAACAGAATCGACCGGAAGCATGTTGATTTCGTTTTGTGTGACCCGGTCTCGATGCAACCGATCTGTGCGGTTGAGTTAGATGACCGATCACACCGACAAGCCGACCGACAGCAGCGTGATGAGTTGGTAGATGCAGCACTGGCTGCTACCGGCCTGCCATTGATTCGCGTGCCGGCAAAACGAGGATACAACGTGGAGAATCTGCGTGAAATCCTCGCTACTATTCCGCTTCAAGATTCACAAAGGATAGAGCCTGTTTCTCCGCCGAGCGGTGAGGTTCCGATCTGTCCCAAATGCCAGACCTCCATGAAGCGACAAACAGCCCGACGTGGAGCGAATGCTGGAAAGCAGTTCTGGGGATGCTCCAACTATCCAAAGTGCCGCGAGACGATGGACATTTCCGGCTAA
- a CDS encoding DUF3883 domain-containing protein → MPQNWSEIEVQLIVEDYFEMLQSDLLDQPYSKAEHRRSLSPQLDERSSSSIEFKHQNISAVMVELGLPYIQGYKPRGNFQSLLADGVRNYLDVHPDLLDRLADGPVVSPDRVPKMKPMSFNSVQETPPKRIFSPSESSRPWNTRKPRCRDFAAHDAANRRLGQCGEEWVVDIERQRLISLGRDDLANRVEWVAQSIGDGLGFDVLSFDAVDDSERLIEVKTTGLGKYFPFYVTRNELRCSEDVEKQFHLYRVFDFGRTPRLFVLQGSLRIACQLEAVQYMAAI, encoded by the coding sequence ATGCCACAGAATTGGTCAGAAATCGAAGTTCAGCTGATTGTTGAGGACTACTTTGAGATGCTGCAGAGCGACTTACTCGACCAACCCTACAGCAAAGCCGAACACCGACGGTCGCTTAGCCCACAACTAGATGAACGCTCAAGCAGTTCGATCGAGTTCAAGCACCAAAACATTAGTGCAGTGATGGTAGAGCTTGGCCTGCCCTATATTCAGGGATATAAACCGAGAGGGAATTTTCAATCACTCTTGGCGGATGGTGTCAGGAATTACCTTGATGTACACCCCGACCTGCTGGACAGGCTGGCGGATGGTCCGGTAGTCAGCCCAGATCGTGTGCCGAAGATGAAACCAATGTCCTTCAATTCGGTGCAAGAGACCCCACCCAAACGCATTTTTTCGCCATCTGAGTCTTCCCGTCCGTGGAACACCCGGAAACCACGTTGCCGCGATTTCGCTGCACACGATGCCGCCAATCGACGTTTGGGACAGTGTGGCGAGGAGTGGGTGGTCGATATCGAACGGCAAAGGCTCATTTCGCTGGGAAGAGATGATCTTGCAAACAGAGTGGAGTGGGTGGCGCAATCGATAGGCGATGGATTAGGCTTCGACGTGTTGTCTTTTGACGCGGTTGACGACTCCGAACGGTTGATTGAAGTCAAGACAACAGGGCTTGGCAAATACTTCCCCTTCTATGTGACTCGCAACGAGTTGCGTTGCTCAGAGGATGTCGAGAAGCAGTTTCATCTTTACCGGGTGTTTGACTTTGGCCGCACGCCTAGATTGTTTGTGCTACAGGGGTCGCTTCGTATTGCGTGTCAACTCGAGGCCGTGCAGTATATGGCGGCGATTTGA